In a single window of the Eshraghiella crossota genome:
- the rpmC gene encoding 50S ribosomal protein L29: MKINKYVEELKGKTPAELNEELVAAKKELFNLRFQNATNQLDNTSRIKDVRKNIARIQTVIAEKTAQ, from the coding sequence GTGAAAATTAATAAGTATGTAGAAGAGTTAAAAGGAAAGACTCCTGCAGAATTAAATGAAGAATTAGTAGCTGCTAAAAAGGAGCTTTTCAATTTAAGATTCCAGAACGCAACAAATCAGCTGGATAATACAAGCAGAATCAAAGATGTTCGTAAGAATATTGCAAGAATTCAGACAGTTATAGCTGAAAAGACAGCTCAATAA
- the rplP gene encoding 50S ribosomal protein L16 → MLLPKRVKHRKQFRGSMAGKATRGNKIVYGEYGIVALEPKWVSSRQIEAARIAMTRYIKRGGKVWIKLFPDKPYTHKPLGVRMGKGKGSVEYWVAVVKPGRVMFEIAGVPEEVAREALRLAMHKLPLRCKIVSRAQLEGGDNSEN, encoded by the coding sequence ATGTTATTACCTAAGAGAGTTAAACATCGTAAGCAGTTCCGTGGCTCAATGGCCGGAAAAGCAACAAGAGGCAATAAAATCGTATACGGTGAATACGGTATTGTCGCTCTTGAACCAAAGTGGGTGTCTTCAAGACAGATAGAAGCAGCCCGTATCGCCATGACAAGATACATCAAGCGTGGTGGTAAAGTATGGATTAAATTATTCCCTGATAAGCCTTATACTCATAAGCCATTAGGTGTCAGAATGGGTAAAGGAAAAGGTTCAGTAGAATATTGGGTAGCAGTAGTTAAACCAGGACGTGTAATGTTTGAAATCGCTGGAGTACCTGAAGAAGTAGCCAGAGAAGCATTACGTCTTGCAATGCACAAACTTCCTCTTAGATGTAAGATAGTTTCTCGTGCACAGTTAGAAGGCGGTGACAACAGTGAAAATTAA
- the rpsC gene encoding 30S ribosomal protein S3: MGQKVNPHGMRVGVIKDWDSKWYAEADFSDNLVEDYNIRKFVKKELYSAGISKIEIERASDRVKVFIYTAKPGVVIGKGGADIEKLKAKIQKLTTKKVSIDIKEIKRPDGDAQLVAENIALQLENRVSFRRAMKSVMSRTMKTAGVKGIKTSVSGRLGGADMARTEFYSEGTIPLQTLRADIEYGFAEADTTYGKVGVKVWIYKGEVLPTKSVKEGSEQ; this comes from the coding sequence ATGGGACAGAAAGTAAATCCTCATGGCATGAGAGTCGGTGTTATCAAAGACTGGGACTCAAAGTGGTATGCTGAGGCAGATTTTTCTGATAATCTTGTAGAAGATTACAACATCAGAAAATTTGTAAAGAAAGAACTTTACAGTGCCGGCATTTCAAAGATTGAAATAGAAAGAGCTTCTGACAGAGTGAAAGTGTTCATTTATACAGCAAAACCAGGTGTTGTTATCGGCAAGGGTGGAGCTGATATTGAAAAGCTTAAAGCTAAGATTCAGAAACTTACTACAAAGAAAGTATCAATTGATATTAAAGAAATTAAGAGACCGGACGGAGATGCTCAGCTTGTAGCTGAAAACATTGCACTCCAGCTTGAAAACCGTGTTTCTTTCAGAAGAGCTATGAAGTCAGTTATGTCAAGAACAATGAAGACTGCAGGTGTTAAAGGTATTAAGACATCAGTTTCAGGACGTCTTGGCGGAGCAGATATGGCTCGTACAGAATTTTACAGTGAAGGAACAATTCCTCTTCAGACATTACGTGCTGACATCGAATATGGATTTGCAGAAGCAGATACAACATACGGAAAAGTTGGCGTTAAAGTATGGATCTACAAGGGTGAAGTTCTTCCAACAAAATCAGTTAAGGAAGGGAGCGAACAGTAA
- the rplV gene encoding 50S ribosomal protein L22 — MAKGHRSQIKRERNANKDTRPSAKVSYARVSVQKACFVLDAIRGKDVTTALAIVSYNPRYASTVIEKLLKSAIANAENNNGMKAENLYIEECYAGEGPIMKRVRPRAQGRAYRIEKRMSNITIVLNEK, encoded by the coding sequence ATGGCTAAAGGACATAGATCCCAGATTAAAAGAGAGAGAAATGCCAATAAAGATACAAGACCATCTGCTAAGGTTTCTTACGCAAGAGTGTCTGTACAGAAGGCATGCTTTGTTTTAGATGCAATCAGAGGAAAAGATGTTACAACAGCACTTGCTATTGTTTCATATAACCCAAGATATGCTTCAACAGTTATAGAGAAACTTTTAAAATCAGCAATTGCTAATGCTGAGAACAACAACGGCATGAAGGCTGAAAACCTTTACATTGAAGAATGTTACGCAGGCGAAGGCCCAATCATGAAGAGAGTCAGACCTAGAGCACAGGGTAGAGCTTACAGAATCGAGAAGAGAATGAGCAATATCACAATCGTGCTTAACGAAAAGTAG
- the rpsS gene encoding 30S ribosomal protein S19 gives MARSLKKGPFADESLLKKVDAMNAAGDKSVIKTWSRRSTIYPQMVSHTIAVHDGRKHVPVYITEDMVGHKLGEFVATRTFRGHGKDEKKSR, from the coding sequence ATGGCACGTTCATTAAAAAAAGGACCATTTGCAGATGAGAGCTTACTTAAGAAAGTAGACGCTATGAACGCAGCAGGTGATAAGTCAGTTATTAAGACATGGTCACGTCGTTCAACAATCTATCCTCAGATGGTATCACATACAATTGCAGTTCATGATGGCAGAAAGCATGTTCCTGTATATATTACAGAAGATATGGTTGGACACAAGCTTGGCGAATTTGTTGCCACAAGAACATTTAGAGGACATGGAAAAGACGAGAAAAAATCTCGTTAA
- the rplB gene encoding 50S ribosomal protein L2: MGIKTYNPYTPSRRNMTGSDFSEITKKTPEKSLLASKKKNSGRNNQGKITVRHHGGGNRQKYRLIDFKRNKDGIPAKVIGIEYDPNRTANIALICYADGEKAYIIAPQGLTDGMTVMNGATAEIRVGNCLPLENIPVGTEIHNIELYPGRGGQLVRTAGTSAQLMAKEGKYATLRLPSGEMRMVPIICRATVGAVGNVEHNLINYGKAGRIRHMGIRPTVRGSVMNPNDHPHGGGEGRAPVGRSGPMTPWGKPALGLKTRKKNKSSNKLIVRRRDGKSIK, from the coding sequence ATGGGAATTAAGACTTATAACCCATATACCCCTTCCAGAAGAAATATGACTGGCTCAGACTTCTCTGAAATCACAAAGAAGACACCTGAGAAATCACTTCTTGCTTCAAAGAAGAAAAATTCTGGTCGTAACAATCAGGGTAAAATCACTGTAAGACACCATGGCGGTGGAAACAGACAGAAATACAGACTTATCGACTTTAAGAGAAATAAAGACGGTATTCCTGCAAAAGTAATCGGTATCGAATACGATCCAAACAGAACAGCAAATATCGCATTAATCTGCTACGCAGACGGCGAAAAAGCATATATTATCGCACCACAGGGATTAACTGACGGAATGACAGTTATGAATGGTGCAACAGCAGAAATCAGAGTAGGTAACTGCTTACCACTTGAAAATATTCCTGTAGGTACAGAAATCCATAACATTGAGCTTTACCCAGGCAGAGGCGGACAGCTTGTTCGTACAGCAGGTACAAGTGCCCAGCTTATGGCTAAGGAAGGTAAGTACGCTACGTTAAGACTTCCATCAGGCGAAATGAGAATGGTTCCAATTATCTGCCGTGCAACAGTTGGTGCAGTAGGTAACGTAGAACACAACCTTATCAACTATGGTAAAGCAGGACGTATCCGTCACATGGGTATCCGCCCAACAGTACGTGGTTCTGTTATGAACCCTAATGACCATCCACATGGTGGTGGTGAAGGTAGAGCTCCGGTAGGACGTTCAGGACCTATGACACCATGGGGTAAACCAGCACTTGGTCTCAAGACCAGAAAGAAGAATAAATCTTCTAACAAGCTTATCGTAAGAAGAAGAGACGGTAAAAGCATCAAATAG